The following proteins are encoded in a genomic region of Triticum dicoccoides isolate Atlit2015 ecotype Zavitan chromosome 1B, WEW_v2.0, whole genome shotgun sequence:
- the LOC119348933 gene encoding outer envelope protein 39, chloroplastic-like isoform X1, whose protein sequence is MGAQQSVNAGKAKVDLHVDLTHMLCEALLLPPLSSSSATISQIVGRISLKHPSLFGRSEKLDVILDKGVNDSNVVVAFRRPRPEWLSQQSFVIQHSMTPEIAVHGFPADNFTRSGSRGVNLSRLSLGVEINEPTTSKWTSGTSVKFEHIRPVNNDGRSIARDHEGFPLTCSGNLHDNMIILKQESGYADVKDNSFLRVNFQMEQGLPLVPKSLTFNRVKCAVSKGIKLGPTFLVTSLTGGSIVGDMAPYQAFAIGGLGSVRGYGEGAVGSGRLCLIGNCEYTVPLAKNLEGSLFMDCGSDLGSARHVPGNPALRQGKPGFGVGFGYGVHFNTDIGQIRVDYAMNAFSRKTFYFSINTGGAGS, encoded by the exons ATGGGAGCCCAGCAGAGCGTCAATGCCGGCAAAG CCAAGGTGGATTTGCACGTCGACCTCACCCACATGCTCTGCGAGGCGCTCCTGCTGCCGCCCCTGAG CAGCTCCAGCGCCACCATCTCGCAAATCGTCGGAAG GATCTCCCTCAAACACCCGAGCCTATTTGGGAGGAGTGAGAAGTTGGACGTGATTCTGGATAAGGGTGTCAATGACTCTAATGTTGTTGTTGCCTTTAGACGCCCTAGGCCCGAATGGTTATCGCAGCAGTCGTTTGTCATTCAG CACTCGATGACACCAGAAATTGCGGTGCATGGTTTTCCGGCTGACAACTTCACACGGTCAGGGAGCAGAGGGGTAAATCTAAGCCGGTTGTCGCTTGGGGTGGAGATTAATGAACCGACAACATCAAAATGGACTTCTGGAACCAGTGTTAAGTTTGAG CATATCCGTCCTGTTAATAATGATGGGCGCTCAATAGCTAGGGACCACGAAGGTTTTCCCCTAACATGCAG TGGTAACCTCCATGACAACATGATTATCTTGAAGCAAGAGTCTGGTTATGCGGATGTTAAGGATAATAGCTTCTTAAGA GTTAATTTCCAAATGGAACAAGGATTGCCACTTGTACCAAAATCACTGACTTTTAACAGAGTTAAATGTGCTGTTTCGAAAGGCATTAAATTGGGGCCAACATTTTTGGTTACTAG CTTGACAGGCGGTTCCATTGTGGGCGACATGGCACCGTATCAAGCATTTGCAATAGGTGGACTTGGTAGTGTACGGGGTTATGGCGAGGGTGCAGTTGGTTCAGGAAGACTGTGCCTAATTGGTAACTGCGAATATACGGTTCCTTTG GCAAAGAATCTTGAAGGGTCTCTTTTCATGGACTGTGGTAGTGATTTAGGATCTGCTCGCCATGTTCCTG GCAATCCAGCTCTTCGGCAAGGGAAACCGGGATTTGGTGTCGGGTTTGGATACGGCGTCCACTTCAACACGGACATAGGCCAAATCCGGGTCGACTACGCCATGAACGCCTTCAGTCGCAAGACCTTCTACTTCAGCATCAACACTGGCGGTGCTGGCTCATAG
- the LOC119348933 gene encoding outer envelope protein 39, chloroplastic-like isoform X2, which yields MGAQQSVNAGKAKVDLHVDLTHMLCEALLLPPLSSSATISQIVGRISLKHPSLFGRSEKLDVILDKGVNDSNVVVAFRRPRPEWLSQQSFVIQHSMTPEIAVHGFPADNFTRSGSRGVNLSRLSLGVEINEPTTSKWTSGTSVKFEHIRPVNNDGRSIARDHEGFPLTCSGNLHDNMIILKQESGYADVKDNSFLRVNFQMEQGLPLVPKSLTFNRVKCAVSKGIKLGPTFLVTSLTGGSIVGDMAPYQAFAIGGLGSVRGYGEGAVGSGRLCLIGNCEYTVPLAKNLEGSLFMDCGSDLGSARHVPGNPALRQGKPGFGVGFGYGVHFNTDIGQIRVDYAMNAFSRKTFYFSINTGGAGS from the exons ATGGGAGCCCAGCAGAGCGTCAATGCCGGCAAAG CCAAGGTGGATTTGCACGTCGACCTCACCCACATGCTCTGCGAGGCGCTCCTGCTGCCGCCCCTGAG CTCCAGCGCCACCATCTCGCAAATCGTCGGAAG GATCTCCCTCAAACACCCGAGCCTATTTGGGAGGAGTGAGAAGTTGGACGTGATTCTGGATAAGGGTGTCAATGACTCTAATGTTGTTGTTGCCTTTAGACGCCCTAGGCCCGAATGGTTATCGCAGCAGTCGTTTGTCATTCAG CACTCGATGACACCAGAAATTGCGGTGCATGGTTTTCCGGCTGACAACTTCACACGGTCAGGGAGCAGAGGGGTAAATCTAAGCCGGTTGTCGCTTGGGGTGGAGATTAATGAACCGACAACATCAAAATGGACTTCTGGAACCAGTGTTAAGTTTGAG CATATCCGTCCTGTTAATAATGATGGGCGCTCAATAGCTAGGGACCACGAAGGTTTTCCCCTAACATGCAG TGGTAACCTCCATGACAACATGATTATCTTGAAGCAAGAGTCTGGTTATGCGGATGTTAAGGATAATAGCTTCTTAAGA GTTAATTTCCAAATGGAACAAGGATTGCCACTTGTACCAAAATCACTGACTTTTAACAGAGTTAAATGTGCTGTTTCGAAAGGCATTAAATTGGGGCCAACATTTTTGGTTACTAG CTTGACAGGCGGTTCCATTGTGGGCGACATGGCACCGTATCAAGCATTTGCAATAGGTGGACTTGGTAGTGTACGGGGTTATGGCGAGGGTGCAGTTGGTTCAGGAAGACTGTGCCTAATTGGTAACTGCGAATATACGGTTCCTTTG GCAAAGAATCTTGAAGGGTCTCTTTTCATGGACTGTGGTAGTGATTTAGGATCTGCTCGCCATGTTCCTG GCAATCCAGCTCTTCGGCAAGGGAAACCGGGATTTGGTGTCGGGTTTGGATACGGCGTCCACTTCAACACGGACATAGGCCAAATCCGGGTCGACTACGCCATGAACGCCTTCAGTCGCAAGACCTTCTACTTCAGCATCAACACTGGCGGTGCTGGCTCATAG
- the LOC119348932 gene encoding protein LURP-one-related 5-like, with the protein MKWGEAPAATVVVGEEHCEMEDRELTVRKTTLFSPGDGLEAYDHRTGALAFRLETYGRGGACGGGAAAGDLALLGAAGDPVLTVRRRRPSLHHRWDGFLGDGGAAGAKPLFSARRSSILGAGAGVLVDLLAPAHAAPASPKEFRVDGSFPRRCCRLVAVASSGGAGEVEEGEDQETVVAEVRRKVDEGAHVVLGRDVFVLWVRAGFDAAFAMGIVLVLGRITGDELDGVLGEELLLEATSPV; encoded by the coding sequence ATGAAGTGGGGAGAGGcgccggcggcgacggtggtggtgGGGGAGGAGCACTGCGAGATGGAGGACAGGGAGCTGACGGTGCGGAAGACCACGCTCTTCTCCCCGGGGGACGGGCTGGAGGCCTACGACCACCGCACGGGCGCGCTGGCCTTCCGCCTCGAGACGTACGGCCGGGGAGGCGCCTGCGGCGGGGGCGCGGCGGCCGGGGACCTGGCGCTGCTGGGCGCCGCGGGGGACCCCGTGCTcaccgttcgccgccgccgccccagcctgcACCACCGCTGGGACGGCTTCCTGGGCGACGGCGGCGCCGCGGGCGCCAAGCCGCTCTTCTCCGCGCGCCGCTCCTCCATCCTCGGCGCCGGGGCCGGGGTCCTCGTCGACCTCCTCGCCCCCGCCCATGCCGCCCCCGCCTCCCCCAAGGAGTTCCGCGTCGACGGGTCGTTCCCGAGGCGGTGctgccgcctcgtggcggtggcctcctccggcggcgcgggcgaggtggaggagggggaggatcaGGAGACGGTGGTGGCAGAGGTGCGCAGGAAGGTGGACGAGGGCGCGCACGTGGTGTTGGGCCGGGACGTGTTCGTGCTGTGGGtgcgcgcgggcttcgacgccgccTTCGCCATGGGGATCGTGCTCGTGCTCGGCCGCATCACCGGGGACGAGCTCGACGGCGTCCTCGGCGAGGAGCTGCTCCTCGAGGCCACCTCGCCGGTGTAG